The Amycolatopsis sp. DG1A-15b genome window below encodes:
- a CDS encoding dihydrofolate reductase family protein, giving the protein MTTLRKIIVSTLVTSDGIVEDPGGMTGFEHGGWANRYFNEEVGKRSLERLQSCDYFLCGGHTYEMFSKAWPNATGPYADRLNAIPKLVASTTLAEPLTWNASLLKGDAIGALKKIKEEDGQDILMYGSVTLMRSLLREGLVDQLDLMVCPVVLGTGQRLFGEGGPVVELELAGTAHLDTGIAILSYRPQRPATS; this is encoded by the coding sequence GTGACGACATTGCGGAAGATCATCGTTTCGACCCTGGTGACCAGCGACGGCATCGTCGAAGATCCGGGTGGAATGACCGGTTTCGAGCACGGCGGCTGGGCGAACCGGTATTTCAACGAAGAGGTCGGGAAACGCTCGCTTGAACGCCTGCAGTCCTGTGACTACTTCCTGTGCGGCGGGCACACCTACGAGATGTTCTCCAAGGCGTGGCCGAACGCCACCGGACCGTACGCCGACCGGCTGAACGCGATTCCGAAACTGGTCGCCTCGACGACCCTGGCCGAGCCGCTCACCTGGAACGCGAGCCTGCTGAAGGGCGACGCGATCGGCGCGCTGAAGAAGATCAAAGAAGAGGACGGCCAGGACATCCTGATGTACGGCAGCGTCACGCTGATGCGCTCGCTGCTGCGCGAGGGCCTGGTCGACCAGCTGGATCTCATGGTCTGCCCGGTCGTCCTCGGCACCGGGCAGCGGCTGTTCGGCGAGGGTGGTCCGGTGGTGGAGCTGGAGCTCGCCGGGACCGCCCACCTCGACACCGGCATCGCCATCCTGAGCTACCGCCCCCAGCGGCCCGCGACAAGCTGA
- a CDS encoding RNA polymerase subunit sigma-70, which produces MTTRAAADCEEFVQHTEQFRRQLFAHCHRLMGSVDDAEDAVQETYLRAWRAFGNFEGRSSVRTWLFRIATNTCLTAMRQRHRNVLPAGLAGPDDEAATAVLTAAWRGQEGPPQHGFADPAEIVALRDNLRLALMASLAYLPARQRVVLILRDVLDWPASEVAELLETTTDAVKSTLKRARTRILQQAPVAEDVVECAEPARRALLDRYISAFQNSDADALRNVLRHDADHENPAMAVA; this is translated from the coding sequence ATGACGACTCGAGCCGCCGCCGACTGCGAGGAATTCGTGCAGCACACCGAGCAGTTCCGGCGGCAGCTGTTCGCGCACTGCCACCGGCTGATGGGTTCGGTGGACGACGCCGAGGACGCCGTCCAGGAGACCTACCTGCGGGCCTGGCGCGCGTTCGGCAACTTCGAGGGCCGTTCCTCGGTGCGCACGTGGCTGTTCCGGATCGCCACCAACACCTGCCTGACCGCGATGCGCCAGCGCCACCGCAACGTGCTCCCCGCGGGCCTCGCGGGCCCCGACGACGAGGCGGCCACGGCCGTCCTGACCGCGGCCTGGCGCGGCCAGGAAGGGCCGCCCCAGCACGGCTTCGCCGACCCCGCGGAGATCGTCGCGCTGCGCGACAACCTGCGCCTGGCCCTCATGGCCAGCCTCGCCTACCTGCCCGCCCGGCAGCGCGTCGTGCTGATCCTGCGCGACGTCCTGGACTGGCCGGCCAGCGAGGTCGCCGAACTGCTGGAGACCACCACCGACGCGGTCAAGAGCACCCTCAAACGCGCGCGTACCCGGATCCTGCAGCAGGCCCCGGTCGCCGAGGACGTGGTCGAGTGCGCCGAACCCGCCCGCCGCGCCCTCCTCGACCGGTACATCTCGGCCTTCCAGAACTCCGACGCCGACGCCCTGCGCAACGTCCTCCGCCACGACGCCGACCACGAAAACCCCGCCATGGCCGTCGCCTGA
- a CDS encoding cytochrome P450, whose product MDDHGTGQCPFALDPAGTDIHAEADELRRRGPATRVELPGGVVVWSVNHYSGAKQILKDPLVTKSARDHWAAFIDNEIPPDWELISWITMENMATATGRNQVRLRRLVSKAFSPKRIQALQPRIEELVDELVDSLGAVAPGEVVDLRERFCYPLPARLMADMLGMTEQSRAKTAQVMDMMVNTTVSPEQAQALLIGWQSAITDLIELKQRDPGEDITSDLILARDDENSKLTQEELLGTLFAILGAGTSTTVDFLGKFLVELLTHRDQLDRVLAGEVSWDEAIEEGLRIEGPVAHLPLRYAVEDIDIDGVTIPRGDAILVNYAGVGRDPEVHGDTAGEFDVDRADKTHLAFGVGPHFCLGWAIAREEVKIGLGKLFARFPDLELAVDRAELQATPTFIMNGYRSVPVRLAATRSGADRTAAA is encoded by the coding sequence GTGGACGATCACGGGACTGGTCAGTGCCCGTTCGCACTCGACCCCGCAGGTACGGACATCCACGCCGAAGCCGACGAGCTGCGCCGGCGAGGCCCGGCCACCCGGGTCGAGCTGCCCGGCGGCGTCGTGGTCTGGTCGGTCAACCACTACTCGGGTGCCAAGCAGATCCTCAAGGACCCGCTGGTCACCAAGAGCGCCCGGGACCACTGGGCCGCCTTCATCGACAACGAGATCCCGCCGGACTGGGAGCTCATCAGCTGGATCACCATGGAGAACATGGCGACCGCGACCGGCCGGAACCAGGTCCGGCTGCGCCGGCTGGTCAGCAAGGCGTTCAGCCCCAAGCGGATCCAGGCGCTCCAGCCGCGGATCGAGGAGCTGGTCGACGAGCTGGTCGACAGCCTCGGCGCCGTCGCCCCCGGCGAGGTCGTCGACCTGCGGGAGCGGTTCTGCTACCCGTTACCGGCCCGGCTGATGGCCGACATGCTGGGCATGACCGAGCAGTCCCGGGCCAAGACCGCCCAGGTCATGGACATGATGGTGAACACGACGGTGAGCCCGGAGCAGGCCCAGGCGCTGCTGATCGGGTGGCAGAGCGCGATCACCGACCTCATCGAGCTCAAGCAGCGCGACCCCGGCGAGGACATCACCAGCGACCTGATCCTCGCCCGCGACGACGAGAACTCCAAGCTGACCCAGGAAGAGCTGCTGGGCACGCTCTTCGCCATCCTCGGTGCCGGCACCTCGACCACGGTCGACTTCCTCGGCAAGTTCCTGGTGGAGCTGCTGACCCACCGCGACCAGCTCGACCGCGTGCTCGCCGGCGAGGTCTCCTGGGACGAGGCGATCGAGGAGGGGCTGCGGATCGAGGGCCCCGTAGCACACCTGCCATTGCGCTACGCGGTCGAGGACATCGACATCGACGGCGTCACGATTCCCCGGGGCGACGCGATTCTGGTCAACTACGCCGGTGTCGGGCGCGACCCGGAGGTGCACGGCGACACGGCCGGCGAGTTCGATGTGGACCGTGCCGACAAGACGCACCTCGCCTTCGGCGTCGGTCCGCATTTCTGCCTCGGCTGGGCGATCGCCCGCGAGGAGGTCAAGATCGGTCTGGGCAAGCTGTTCGCCAGGTTCCCCGACCTGGAGCTGGCCGTGGACCGGGCGGAGCTGCAGGCGACGCCCACCTTCATCATGAACGGGTACCGCTCGGTTCCGGTTCGCCTCGCGGCAACGCGATCCGGCGCGGACCGCACCGCCGCGGCATGA
- a CDS encoding SDR family oxidoreductase: MRFGGKVVLITGGGTGIGRAAAISFAGEGAAVLVTGPDEEPLRQTVKEIETHGGTAGYLVGDMTEESDVRAAVDAAVHQHGALDVAFNNAGIMVPGPLADLAPETWAKALSVATMTWLSMKHEIAHMRAHGGGVIVNMSSIIGTRRSIPGTGAYGAAKAAISSITRTAALENIGAGVRINSVSPGPLATPFSLIRGETEDEQAARLRSALPIGRVGSLAEVVGTVLWLASEDSGFAVGTDVVIDGGATA; this comes from the coding sequence ATGCGATTCGGAGGCAAAGTCGTCCTGATCACCGGCGGCGGCACCGGCATCGGCCGGGCGGCGGCGATCTCCTTCGCCGGCGAGGGCGCCGCCGTGCTGGTCACCGGTCCGGACGAGGAACCACTGCGGCAGACGGTCAAGGAGATCGAGACGCACGGCGGAACGGCCGGCTACCTCGTCGGCGATATGACCGAGGAGTCCGACGTCCGGGCCGCGGTCGACGCCGCCGTGCACCAGCACGGCGCGCTGGACGTGGCGTTCAACAACGCCGGCATCATGGTGCCCGGGCCGCTGGCCGACCTGGCGCCGGAAACCTGGGCGAAGGCGCTGTCGGTGGCCACGATGACCTGGCTGTCGATGAAGCACGAGATCGCCCACATGCGCGCGCACGGCGGCGGGGTGATCGTCAACATGTCGTCGATCATCGGCACCCGCCGGAGCATTCCCGGAACCGGCGCCTACGGTGCGGCGAAAGCGGCGATCAGCTCCATCACGCGCACCGCGGCGCTGGAGAACATCGGGGCCGGTGTGCGCATCAACAGTGTGAGTCCGGGCCCGTTGGCCACCCCGTTCTCGCTCATCCGCGGCGAGACCGAGGACGAGCAGGCGGCCCGGCTGCGCAGCGCCCTGCCGATCGGCCGGGTCGGCAGCCTCGCCGAGGTGGTCGGCACCGTGCTCTGGCTCGCCTCGGAGGACTCCGGGTTCGCCGTCGGCACCGACGTCGTCATCGACGGTGGCGCGACGGCATGA
- a CDS encoding LLM class flavin-dependent oxidoreductase codes for MSVEIGIALPVRELAILGARDADPLLDLARQVEELGFDSVWVGDSFVARHRMEPLTLLGAIAMVTKEITVGTASLTAVLRDPLALGHIIVTLDQISKGRLKLGIGTGAPLPVQAEYDAVTMSYRERRERVDEAVQAWKKVWRGEDGSLVGKYRNLSGLRDQSAPVQPGGPGLWLASNGKPLAVERTGSFYDGWLPVRIDPDEYRQSLKQIRESAKAAGRDPEKITPAVYVNVNVNADAAVAEVGLNDYTMRYNELPLPAMLPYQIYWGGPEKEMVKFLREYVEAGARHIVLRISSFTDYERQLHAIAENVVPAIHSIQVD; via the coding sequence GTGTCCGTGGAAATTGGCATCGCACTGCCAGTCCGGGAGTTGGCAATACTTGGCGCGCGGGACGCCGACCCCCTGCTCGACCTGGCCCGCCAGGTCGAGGAGCTCGGGTTCGACTCGGTGTGGGTCGGCGACTCGTTCGTCGCGCGGCACCGCATGGAGCCGCTGACCCTGCTCGGCGCCATCGCCATGGTGACCAAGGAGATCACCGTGGGCACCGCGTCCCTCACCGCGGTGCTGCGCGATCCGCTGGCCCTCGGGCACATCATCGTGACCCTGGACCAGATCAGCAAGGGACGCTTGAAGCTCGGCATCGGCACCGGCGCCCCGCTGCCGGTGCAGGCCGAGTACGACGCGGTGACCATGAGCTACCGGGAACGCCGCGAGCGCGTGGACGAGGCCGTGCAGGCCTGGAAGAAGGTGTGGCGGGGCGAGGACGGCAGCCTGGTCGGCAAGTACCGCAACCTGTCCGGCCTGCGCGACCAGAGCGCGCCGGTCCAGCCCGGCGGTCCCGGCCTCTGGCTGGCCAGCAACGGCAAGCCGCTCGCGGTCGAGCGGACCGGCTCGTTCTACGACGGGTGGCTGCCGGTGCGCATCGACCCGGACGAGTACCGGCAGTCCCTCAAGCAGATCCGGGAGAGCGCCAAGGCCGCCGGCCGTGACCCGGAGAAGATCACCCCGGCGGTGTACGTGAACGTGAACGTCAACGCCGACGCCGCGGTGGCCGAGGTGGGGCTCAACGACTACACGATGCGCTACAACGAGCTGCCGCTGCCGGCGATGCTGCCCTACCAGATCTACTGGGGCGGGCCGGAAAAGGAAATGGTCAAGTTCCTGCGCGAGTACGTCGAGGCCGGCGCCCGGCACATCGTCCTCCGGATCAGCTCCTTCACCGACTACGAACGGCAACTGCACGCCATCGCGGAGAACGTCGTACCCGCCATTCACTCGATTCAGGTGGACTGA
- a CDS encoding SgcJ/EcaC family oxidoreductase, whose product MTTNFADTATETEVAAVRAVVDGIAESWAANDPDGFADAYTEDASMVLSGDRYFKGREVIRKMTVHQFKAAHQGTTLLQNIVDVQFLSPEAAVVITDGGVLTDGETEPHPARALRATWVMAKTGEGWKIAAYQNGRLADQPLQGE is encoded by the coding sequence ATGACTACCAACTTTGCTGACACGGCGACGGAGACCGAGGTGGCCGCGGTGCGCGCGGTCGTGGACGGCATCGCCGAGTCGTGGGCCGCCAACGACCCCGACGGGTTCGCCGACGCCTACACCGAGGACGCCAGCATGGTCCTGTCCGGCGACCGCTACTTCAAGGGCCGCGAGGTCATCCGGAAGATGACGGTGCACCAGTTCAAGGCCGCGCACCAGGGCACGACGCTGCTGCAGAACATCGTCGACGTCCAGTTCCTGTCGCCGGAGGCCGCCGTGGTGATCACCGATGGCGGCGTGCTCACCGACGGCGAGACCGAGCCGCACCCCGCGCGCGCCCTGCGGGCCACCTGGGTGATGGCCAAGACCGGCGAGGGCTGGAAGATCGCCGCGTACCAGAACGGCCGTCTGGCCGACCAGCCGCTGCAGGGCGAGTAA
- a CDS encoding MFS transporter, with amino-acid sequence MSSATSLSTTSARWSGRLWAILLAVSVIVGLDALDVSMVGVALPAIRADLGMSTSALQWVAGGYALGFGGLLLLGGRTADLLGRRRVFLAAVTVFIVASILGGVVDDGALLIATRFIKGVAAAFTMPAALSIITTTFQEGPARWRALGIYAVFAASGFAAGLVFSGLLTQVGWRWTFFLPVPIALVALLVSARVVPGYPTERGGIGYDLPGAITGAAGSLLLVFTIVQAPEAGFGAPRTVLSFVGAVALLVAFVLIERRSRNPLLRLGILRSRPLATANLGTALFFGAYLGFQFVVMLYLQSVLGWSPLQTALGFLPSAVFVAFGSPKIGPLILKVGTERMIFGGLLAHVLAYALFLRVDEHSGYWAAVFPSTVLLGIGFLMAFASFNIQATAGVADHEQGLAGGLLNTSLQVGGAIGLAVVTAVLTASGGAGGGAAALVDGFVPAISIPIGLAALGVLVVLPGAFRRRGGVAAVPADPPATELDEAA; translated from the coding sequence ATGAGTTCTGCGACATCACTTTCCACCACCTCGGCGCGGTGGAGCGGCCGCCTGTGGGCCATTTTGCTGGCCGTGTCCGTGATCGTAGGCCTGGACGCGCTCGACGTCTCGATGGTCGGCGTGGCACTGCCGGCGATCCGGGCCGACCTGGGCATGTCCACCAGCGCGCTGCAGTGGGTCGCCGGCGGCTACGCGCTCGGGTTCGGCGGCCTGCTGCTGCTCGGTGGGCGCACCGCGGACCTGCTCGGCCGGCGCCGGGTCTTCCTCGCCGCCGTCACGGTCTTCATCGTCGCCTCGATCCTCGGCGGCGTGGTCGACGACGGCGCGCTGCTGATCGCCACCCGGTTCATCAAGGGCGTGGCCGCGGCGTTCACCATGCCCGCCGCGCTGTCGATCATCACCACGACGTTCCAGGAGGGCCCGGCCCGGTGGCGGGCGCTCGGGATCTACGCGGTGTTCGCCGCCAGCGGGTTCGCCGCCGGCCTGGTGTTCTCCGGGTTGCTGACCCAGGTCGGCTGGCGCTGGACGTTCTTCCTGCCGGTGCCGATCGCGCTCGTCGCGCTGCTGGTGTCGGCCAGGGTGGTTCCCGGCTACCCCACGGAACGCGGCGGCATCGGCTACGACCTGCCCGGCGCGATCACCGGGGCGGCCGGCTCGCTGCTGCTGGTGTTCACCATCGTGCAGGCCCCGGAGGCCGGTTTCGGCGCGCCCCGCACGGTGCTGAGCTTCGTCGGCGCGGTGGCGCTGCTGGTCGCGTTCGTGCTGATCGAGCGGCGCAGCCGCAACCCGTTGCTGCGCCTGGGCATCCTGCGGTCGCGGCCGCTGGCCACGGCGAACCTCGGTACCGCGCTGTTCTTCGGCGCCTACCTCGGTTTCCAGTTCGTGGTGATGCTCTACCTGCAGTCGGTGCTGGGCTGGTCGCCGCTGCAGACCGCGCTGGGCTTCCTGCCCTCCGCCGTGTTCGTCGCGTTCGGCTCGCCGAAGATCGGACCGCTGATCTTGAAGGTCGGCACCGAGCGGATGATCTTCGGCGGGCTGCTCGCGCACGTGCTGGCGTACGCGCTGTTCCTGCGCGTCGACGAGCACTCCGGCTACTGGGCCGCGGTGTTCCCGAGCACGGTCCTGCTCGGCATCGGCTTCCTGATGGCGTTCGCCTCGTTCAACATCCAGGCCACCGCCGGCGTGGCCGACCACGAGCAGGGGCTGGCCGGCGGCCTGCTGAACACCTCGCTGCAGGTCGGCGGCGCGATCGGGCTGGCCGTGGTCACCGCGGTGCTGACGGCCAGCGGTGGCGCCGGCGGGGGAGCGGCCGCGCTCGTCGACGGGTTCGTCCCGGCGATCAGCATCCCGATCGGTCTCGCCGCACTCGGTGTCCTGGTCGTGCTGCCGGGCGCGTTCCGCCGGCGCGGCGGCGTGGCAGCCGTCCCGGCCGACCCGCCGGCGACCGAGCTGGACGAGGCCGCGTAG
- a CDS encoding BBE domain-containing protein, with amino-acid sequence MRIVNCTDQVVQVVQEAVTNKKRLSVISSGHCYEDFIFNPDVKIVVDMTMMNNTYYDPVMNAVAVESGATLLEIYKTLYKQWGVTIPAGFCYSVAAAGHVAGGGWGPLCRVDGLVVDHLYAVEVVVVDANGTARAVVATREPNDPNRDLWWAHTGGGGGNFGVITRYWFKSPGATGSDPRTMLPRPPHDVLISAIAYNWSSLTQSQFTRLARNYASWHIANRAADNPNRVVTSYLLLNHQSNGQIGLITQVDATVPNAQTILDTYIAYMQSGVTAQHVALTNRMAEISPMPELVQARRLPWLEATRMLGTTNPPLNDPTYRAEYKSTFMRGNFPDNQIAAVYRHLTSTAISNPLAGVQFTPYGGQISAVDPAATAIPHRGAAFKMLWSAQWTDPADDAKHIDWMRRGYADTYAGTGGVPVPNDVTDGCYVNYPDGDLSDPNFNKSNTPWYTLYYKDNYARLLQAKRRWDPLNFFRHRQSIGTT; translated from the coding sequence GTGCGAATCGTCAACTGCACGGATCAGGTCGTGCAGGTCGTCCAGGAGGCCGTCACGAACAAGAAGCGGCTGAGCGTCATTTCCAGCGGGCACTGCTACGAGGATTTCATCTTCAACCCGGACGTGAAGATCGTCGTGGACATGACCATGATGAACAACACGTACTACGACCCGGTGATGAACGCGGTCGCCGTCGAGTCCGGCGCGACGCTCCTGGAGATCTACAAGACCCTGTACAAGCAGTGGGGGGTGACGATCCCGGCCGGCTTCTGCTACTCGGTCGCCGCCGCCGGGCACGTCGCCGGCGGTGGGTGGGGGCCGCTGTGCCGGGTCGACGGCCTTGTCGTGGACCACCTCTACGCGGTCGAGGTGGTCGTCGTCGACGCCAACGGCACGGCGCGCGCCGTGGTGGCGACGCGGGAGCCGAACGACCCGAACCGGGACCTGTGGTGGGCACACACCGGTGGCGGCGGCGGAAACTTCGGCGTCATCACCCGTTACTGGTTCAAGTCGCCCGGCGCGACCGGTTCCGATCCGCGGACCATGCTGCCGCGCCCGCCGCACGACGTGCTCATCAGCGCGATCGCCTACAACTGGAGCAGCCTCACCCAAAGCCAGTTCACCCGGCTGGCGCGGAACTACGCGAGCTGGCACATCGCCAACCGCGCGGCGGACAACCCGAACCGGGTGGTGACGAGCTACCTGCTGCTCAACCACCAGTCCAACGGCCAAATCGGGCTCATCACCCAGGTCGACGCCACGGTCCCCAACGCCCAGACGATCCTGGACACCTACATCGCCTACATGCAGAGCGGTGTCACGGCCCAGCACGTCGCGCTCACCAACCGGATGGCCGAGATCAGCCCGATGCCGGAGCTGGTCCAGGCGCGGCGGCTGCCCTGGCTCGAGGCGACCCGCATGCTGGGCACGACGAACCCGCCGCTGAACGACCCGACCTACCGGGCGGAGTACAAGTCGACGTTCATGCGCGGCAACTTCCCGGACAACCAGATCGCCGCGGTGTACCGGCACCTCACCAGCACCGCGATCAGCAACCCGCTGGCGGGCGTGCAGTTCACCCCGTACGGCGGGCAGATCAGTGCCGTCGACCCGGCGGCGACGGCGATTCCGCACCGCGGCGCGGCGTTCAAGATGCTCTGGTCCGCGCAGTGGACCGACCCCGCCGACGACGCCAAGCACATCGACTGGATGCGCCGCGGCTACGCGGACACCTACGCCGGCACCGGCGGCGTGCCCGTGCCCAACGACGTCACTGACGGCTGCTACGTCAATTACCCGGACGGCGACCTGAGCGACCCGAACTTCAACAAGTCCAACACCCCCTGGTACACCCTGTACTACAAGGACAACTACGCCCGGCTGCTCCAGGCCAAGCGCCGCTGGGATCCGCTCAACTTCTTCCGCCACCGCCAGTCCATCGGCACCACGTAG
- a CDS encoding LLM class F420-dependent oxidoreductase, with amino-acid sequence MAIKHGVFLPQGFSLELAGMQDPAEAYQALTRVAKAAEENGYETVWVADHLHNAMNTQHMLFECWTTSTALLTGTERLRVGTMVTGNGYRNPALQAKMASTLDVISGGRFTFGIGAGWWEPDYLGYGYEYPDAAERLRRLDEALQVILAMWTQEEAKFDGKYYQVNSAINQPKGIQQPHIPLLIAGGGEKVTLKLVAKYGDLCNVSGDPATLAHKFEVLKNHCTAVGRDFDSIHKTALTLCIIADTDEEAAQQVPPWAPSVFPGDVAEYGLIGTIDTVRDRLAAYEAAGVDELVITFVDALELTTIERYAQEFLR; translated from the coding sequence TTGGCTATCAAGCATGGTGTGTTCCTGCCCCAGGGTTTCTCGCTGGAGCTCGCGGGCATGCAGGACCCCGCCGAGGCGTACCAGGCGCTGACCCGCGTGGCGAAGGCCGCGGAGGAGAACGGCTACGAGACGGTGTGGGTGGCCGACCACCTCCACAACGCGATGAACACCCAGCACATGCTGTTCGAGTGCTGGACGACCAGCACCGCGCTGCTGACCGGGACCGAGCGGCTCCGCGTCGGCACCATGGTCACCGGCAACGGCTACCGCAATCCCGCGCTGCAGGCCAAGATGGCCTCGACGCTGGACGTGATCTCGGGTGGCCGGTTCACCTTCGGCATCGGCGCCGGCTGGTGGGAGCCCGACTACCTGGGCTACGGGTACGAGTACCCGGACGCCGCCGAGCGGCTGCGCCGGCTCGACGAGGCGCTGCAGGTCATCCTCGCGATGTGGACCCAGGAAGAGGCCAAGTTCGACGGGAAGTACTACCAGGTCAATTCCGCGATCAACCAGCCGAAGGGCATTCAGCAGCCGCACATTCCGCTGCTGATCGCCGGTGGCGGCGAGAAGGTGACGCTCAAGCTGGTGGCCAAGTACGGCGACCTGTGCAACGTCTCCGGTGACCCGGCCACGCTCGCGCACAAGTTCGAGGTGCTGAAGAACCACTGCACCGCGGTCGGGCGCGACTTCGACAGCATTCACAAGACCGCGCTGACCCTGTGCATCATCGCCGACACCGACGAGGAGGCCGCGCAACAGGTTCCGCCGTGGGCGCCCAGCGTGTTCCCCGGTGACGTCGCCGAATACGGGTTGATCGGCACCATCGACACCGTCCGCGACCGGCTCGCCGCCTACGAGGCCGCAGGCGTGGACGAGCTCGTGATCACCTTCGTCGACGCCCTGGAACTGACCACGATCGAGCGGTACGCGCAGGAATTCCTGCGGTAG
- a CDS encoding Ada metal-binding domain-containing protein, with the protein MDDEQPYVSEDERWRAVQERDSRADGEFYYVVRTTGRYSRPSCGTRPARRENVTFYDTADQARGEGYRPCRRCQPDGPGLREWYAATITRICRSLAECDGCSSPNFDELAREVGLSRFHFHRMFKLYTGVTPHAYLTDARENRVRHELAVAPSISEAIYRSGFRSNGHFYTVIRDILGMTPSSFRSGGLGTVIRFAEAGCALGHALVAATDDGVCAVLVGQCPGDLREQLSRRFVHARLVGTDEAFAALAVRAFDTADPPERGRDLLPADVLTAAFRQRVRQAMRAEPAAAVSVCFA; encoded by the coding sequence ATGGACGACGAACAACCGTATGTCAGTGAAGACGAGCGGTGGCGGGCCGTCCAAGAGCGGGACTCCCGGGCCGATGGCGAGTTCTACTACGTGGTCCGGACCACCGGCCGGTACAGCCGGCCCTCCTGCGGCACCCGGCCGGCGCGGCGGGAGAACGTCACCTTCTACGACACCGCCGACCAGGCCCGCGGCGAGGGTTACCGCCCGTGCCGCCGCTGCCAGCCGGACGGGCCGGGGCTGCGGGAATGGTATGCCGCAACGATCACCCGGATCTGCCGCTCGCTGGCCGAGTGCGACGGCTGCTCGTCGCCCAACTTCGACGAGCTCGCCCGCGAGGTCGGGCTGAGCCGGTTCCATTTCCACCGGATGTTCAAGCTGTACACCGGGGTGACGCCGCACGCCTATCTCACCGACGCCCGGGAGAACCGCGTGCGGCACGAGCTCGCCGTCGCGCCCTCGATATCCGAAGCCATCTACCGGTCGGGGTTCCGGTCCAACGGGCATTTCTACACGGTGATCCGGGACATTCTCGGCATGACGCCCTCGTCGTTCCGGTCGGGCGGCCTGGGCACCGTGATCCGCTTCGCCGAGGCCGGCTGCGCGCTCGGGCACGCCCTGGTCGCCGCCACCGACGACGGCGTGTGCGCGGTCCTGGTCGGCCAGTGCCCGGGCGACCTGCGCGAGCAGCTCAGCCGGCGGTTCGTGCACGCCCGGCTGGTCGGCACCGACGAGGCGTTCGCCGCGCTCGCCGTCCGGGCGTTCGACACGGCGGATCCGCCGGAGCGAGGCCGCGACCTGCTGCCGGCGGACGTCCTCACCGCCGCGTTCCGGCAGCGGGTCCGGCAGGCCATGCGCGCCGAACCCGCCGCCGCGGTCAGCGTGTGCTTCGCCTGA
- a CDS encoding NAD(P)H-binding protein produces MILVTGATGTVGREVVRQLVEAGRPVRALTRDPASAAAVLGDGVEFVAGDLGRPETLPAAVAGAQSVFLLSGGGPETPLHDANLGQAAAEAGVGHVVKLSIIGAEYGFTDLVSTWHLAGERALAQIGARPGGPAWTFLRPGEFSSNARLWAGPVKAQGSVFWSQVDTPVAVVDPRDVAAAAVATLLEPGHEGQSYRFGGPEALTARERVAKLGAALGRELNLVDVPIAAARDAAAKSGRQPLVVETTLGNLTREEFQVQAVKVLPTFEKLVGRPPLTFDQWVADHIEIFR; encoded by the coding sequence ATGATCTTGGTGACCGGGGCGACCGGCACGGTCGGCAGAGAGGTCGTGCGGCAACTCGTCGAGGCGGGCCGCCCGGTCCGGGCGCTGACCCGGGACCCGGCCTCGGCCGCGGCCGTGCTCGGCGACGGGGTGGAGTTCGTCGCCGGTGATCTCGGCCGGCCGGAGACGCTGCCGGCGGCCGTCGCCGGCGCGCAGAGCGTGTTCCTGCTCTCCGGCGGCGGGCCGGAGACGCCGCTGCACGACGCGAACCTGGGGCAGGCCGCGGCCGAGGCCGGGGTCGGGCACGTGGTCAAGCTGTCCATCATCGGTGCCGAGTACGGGTTCACCGACCTGGTCAGCACCTGGCACCTGGCCGGCGAGCGGGCCCTGGCGCAGATCGGCGCCCGGCCCGGCGGCCCGGCCTGGACCTTCCTGCGCCCCGGTGAGTTCAGCTCCAACGCGCGGCTGTGGGCCGGCCCGGTCAAGGCCCAGGGCAGCGTGTTCTGGTCGCAAGTGGACACTCCGGTCGCGGTCGTGGACCCGCGTGACGTGGCCGCGGCCGCCGTCGCGACGCTGCTCGAGCCGGGCCACGAGGGCCAGAGCTACCGGTTCGGCGGCCCGGAGGCGCTGACCGCCCGGGAACGCGTGGCGAAGCTGGGTGCCGCGCTCGGCCGGGAGCTGAACCTGGTCGACGTCCCGATCGCGGCCGCCCGCGACGCCGCGGCCAAGTCCGGCCGCCAGCCACTGGTCGTCGAGACGACGCTGGGCAACCTGACCCGCGAGGAGTTCCAGGTGCAGGCGGTGAAGGTCCTCCCCACGTTCGAGAAGCTGGTCGGCCGGCCGCCGCTGACCTTCGATCAGTGGGTCGCCGACCACATCGAGATCTTCCGCTGA